The genomic region ACGTGGTCTTCCTGCACACCGGGGGCCTGCCGGGGCTCTTCGGCCATCCTGGGCTGTTCGGCGGCGGGAAAAGCCGCCAGGATCACTGAACGCAGGCACCTCGAACAGCTCGTGCCATGATTGCCCGCATGGGCAAGCAGCAGCACGTCGGCGGATCCGACCGGCACAGCGGATCGGACACTACCGGCCACGACGCGACAGACGGTGACGCACGCCTCGCCGCGGCGCAGGACCCGACGACGTCGCAGATGACCCTCATCGATCTGGCGTCCGACCCGTCGCCGGCGGTCCGTAAGGCCGTCGCGAGCCGCGGCGACGCGCCCGCGCAGGCGCTGCGACCCCTGGCCCGGGATCACGACCGCCAGGTCCGCGAGGCCGTGGCGAGGAACCCGTCGACGTCGGTCGGCAACCTGCTGCGTCTGGTCAAGGACGCCGACCGGTGGGTCCGCTGGGCGGTGGCCGGCAACCCGGCCTGCGACGAGTCGGTACGCCAGGCCATGGTCGAGGCGCCCGACAAGGAACTTCGTGGCCTCGTCGCCGAGACCCGCGAGCTGGAGCCGGACCTGGCTGCCCGGCTTGTCAACGACGTCTCACCCGAGGTGCGGGAACGACTCGCCACCCACACCCACGACCCCGACGTGATCAACGCTCTGATGGCTGACCGCACCGGCCGCGTCCGCAAGGGGCTCGCCCGCAACCGGCGGACCACCGCCGCGCAGCGCAGCGCGCTGGCCGACGACCCGGTGGTGGACGTCCGTGCGGCGCTGGTCCGCTCGGTCGAGCTGGACGAGGCGGACCTGGAACGCCTCGTCGAGGACCGTTCGGTGCAGGTGCGACTGGCGATGGCGACGTCCGAGATCGTCCCGCCGCACATCCGCAAGGCACTTGAGCGCGACCCGGACGAGATGGTGGCCTCGGCGGCGCGGGACTTCCGCCCGGCGTCGGGCACCGCCTCCGCGGTGCGGGCGCCCCGCATCGCGCACCGGCCGTCCGGCGGGGGCACCGCTCAGGCCGGCGGCGCCGCGCGCTGAGGCGGGGCCGTCCCTGCCCGCTCTGGCCGCCCTGCCCGCTCCGGCCGCTCTGGCCGCCTCCTCGGTACGTGTAGTGGCGCGCTGTAGAGCTGCCCCAAATCTGGGGCGCGCGCGACGCAGCTCGTATCGGATTGAGCGACATCCGGACAAGGGTGGGGCGCCGCCGCCTGCCCCACCGGTGGGGCAGCTCCACAGGACTCGCATGGGGAGCTACACAGGACTCGCATGGGTATGGGCGACCTGACGATGGGGCGGCACAGGGAGCGGTCGACCTCGGCGCTCAGGCGGATCCACGGCGGTGGGTTGCGGCGACCGTGGTCGGAGTCCTACGCCGCGGGGATGAGGGAGGAAGGGGACGGCGCTAACCGAGGTGGACCGTCGGCGTTACAGGCGCGACGCCCTCGGCTGGGGTGGAGCGTTGCGGTGGGCGACCTGCGGCATCGATGACGGCCGGGCGTTCACCGGGACGTCGCGGCGGGCCAGGCGGTGCAGCAGGGCGCGGATCTGGCGCTTGTCCGAGGCTGGGACGGTCTCGTCGAGCAGCCGTTCGCGGATGCTGCCCATGTCCGCCTCGACCTGCGTGAGCGCCGGAGGACTGGCCGGGGCGGGGGTGCCGGCCATCGCGAGAGGCCGGATCGCGGCAGCGATGGGAAGTCCGAGTGTGGCGCAGAGGCTGCGGACCTTCGACAGTTCCGGGTAGCGCTGCCAGTCGCCGGCGAGCCAGCGGAACAGCGTCGATCGGCTGATGCCCGTGTGTCGCGCGATGTCGCCGACCGTCCAGCCGTGCTGTTCCCGTGCGTCCTCGACGGTCTGGCGAACGAACTGTGCGAACGCCATCTGCGGCGTCGTGGGAGTAGTGTCCGTCATCGGAGGTGCCCCCTCGGTGCTGTGGTGCTCGGCGTACGGCACTCGATCGGATTCGGCGTGGCTGTGGCCCTGATGTGATCTTCTCGCAGTCGATGCCGGAGCGCCTCGTCGTCGGGCACCGCTGGCTTACTCGTTCCAGGTTGGGCGGTTACTCAACCACTGATCGCGGGCGGTTTCCGCGGCACGGGCTGGGCGCTCTGCGGGCGCCGTCCGGAGGGGACGGCCTGCGCCGCTCGATCTTGTCAATCGACCGTTGCCGTGATGTCAAGGTAATCTTCTTGCAATCAGACCTGTACTTTCGTCGATGGATTACATAAGTTGCTGTCATCCACCGAAAGTTATGAGTCTTCCGAGCAAAGCCCGCGACGAGCCTCACCTCAGTCGTGCTTCCGCCCCGTGCTCGGCGGTTGATGCACCCTGCCCTTCGTCGCGTCTTCGCCCGGTCGGGAACGGAGACCCATGGACGATCATGCTGCTGGCCCTCACCGCCAGCTCTCCCGCAGATCGCTGATCGCCACCGGAGCACTGGCCGCCGGCGCGCTCGGCGCGTCCGCCCCGGCGATCGGCACCGCCTTCGGCGGC from Micromonospora profundi harbors:
- a CDS encoding DUF2336 domain-containing protein, translating into MGKQQHVGGSDRHSGSDTTGHDATDGDARLAAAQDPTTSQMTLIDLASDPSPAVRKAVASRGDAPAQALRPLARDHDRQVREAVARNPSTSVGNLLRLVKDADRWVRWAVAGNPACDESVRQAMVEAPDKELRGLVAETRELEPDLAARLVNDVSPEVRERLATHTHDPDVINALMADRTGRVRKGLARNRRTTAAQRSALADDPVVDVRAALVRSVELDEADLERLVEDRSVQVRLAMATSEIVPPHIRKALERDPDEMVASAARDFRPASGTASAVRAPRIAHRPSGGGTAQAGGAAR
- a CDS encoding helix-turn-helix domain-containing protein, giving the protein MTDTTPTTPQMAFAQFVRQTVEDAREQHGWTVGDIARHTGISRSTLFRWLAGDWQRYPELSKVRSLCATLGLPIAAAIRPLAMAGTPAPASPPALTQVEADMGSIRERLLDETVPASDKRQIRALLHRLARRDVPVNARPSSMPQVAHRNAPPQPRASRL